Proteins encoded by one window of Antechinus flavipes isolate AdamAnt ecotype Samford, QLD, Australia chromosome 4, AdamAnt_v2, whole genome shotgun sequence:
- the C4H6orf58 gene encoding protein LEG1 homolog — protein sequence MMFLLPSLLCALAGYVSAFLVETSTLTDLYPPLWKDCPSQFSDYKTEDGVYTIDPWLYPERMGMYKILITLTANYFERFGPNNEKNILWGLPLQHGWQFNTGRLTDPTNVTECGKENGDHMCISVNSWWACMNYYLCALPFLSAVEAGALGISSDQVTLLLPPKDQMYFCYDVTTCRSSFPDAMTKWNTFFQKAKDLSKTLDELLKDLWIAHEATIEVARNIFHNRLQYYSKPESDFEKSWATAVNYIAAVRFETSLIKTHEFQKALPPRLLNSGDQPPLIKDFTDSQNRVLFLLNLLYETDDNSDHKFLLLVETVMESKILRKIANSVMEQFIQNMI from the exons ATGATGTTTTTGCTACCTTCCCTTCTGTGTGCCTTAGCTGGCTATGTCTCTGCTTTTTTAGTAGAAACATCAACTCTAACAGATCTCTATCCTCCACTTTGGAAGGATTGTCCCAGCCAGTTCAGTGACTACAAGACAGAGGATGGAGTGTACACTATTGATCCATGGTTATAtcctgaaagaatgggaatgtACAAAATCTTAATTACATTAACAGCTAACTATTTTGAAAGATTTGgaccaaataatgaaaaaaacattttatgggGACTGCCTTTGCAGCATGGATGGCAATTTAACACAG GAAGACTAACTGATCCCACTAATGTGACTGAGTGtggcaaagaaaatggagacCATATGTGCATTTCTGTGAACAGTTGGTGGGCTT GCATGAATTACTATCTATGTGCACTACCCTTCCTTAGTGCAGTTGAGGCTGGAGCATTAGGGATTTCATCAGACCAAGTGACACTTTTGCTACCACCAAAGGACCAGATGTATTTCTGTTATGATGTCACGACTTGTCGTTCATCCTTCCCAGATGCTATGACAAAATGGAATACATTTTTTCAG AAAGCAAAAGATCTTTCTAAAACCTTGGATGAATTACTGAAAGACTTGTGGATCGCACATGAAGCAACCATTGAAGTAGCCAGAAATATTTTTCACAATAG aCTTCAATATTACTCCAAACCAGAGTCAGATTTTGAAAAAAGTTGGGCAACTGCTGTGAATTATATTGCAGCAGTGCGCTTTGAAACATCTTTGATAAAAACTCATGAATTCCAGAAAGCTCTGCCCCCAAGACTGCTCAATTCTGGTGACCAGCCTCCCTTAATTAAGGATTTCACTGATTCCCAGAACAGAGTCTTGTTTTTGCTTAATCTTCTATATGAAACAGATGATAATTCAG